A genomic segment from Bubalus bubalis isolate 160015118507 breed Murrah chromosome 5, NDDB_SH_1, whole genome shotgun sequence encodes:
- the LOC123465767 gene encoding putative olfactory receptor 8G3 pseudogene isoform X1, whose amino-acid sequence MYFMNPHLSHQKMDPGNHSSVTEFILTGLTEQPRLQLPLFLLFLGIYVVTVVGNLGMITLVGLSSHLHTPMYYFLSNLSLIDLCQSTVITPKMLMNFVTEKNIISYPECMTQLYFFLLFIISECYMLAEMAYDRYVAICNPLLYNAIMSYYWCFQLTAAGYILCIIQSTFHTCLMLRLYFCKANVINHYFCDVFPLMELSCSSIYFNELLALICSSFNVLIPALTILISYIFILYKIFHIHSTEGRSKAFSTCSSHILAVAVFYGSAAFMYLQPSSVSPMDQGKVSSVFYTCIVPMLNPLIYSLRNKDVKLALKNILNLGKYR is encoded by the exons atgtacTTTATGAATCCACATCTCTCCCATC AGAAAATGGACCCAGGAAATCACTCCTCAGTGACTGAGTTCATCCTCACTGGGCTCACAGAGCAGCCACGACTCCAgctgccccttttcctcctcttcctaggAATCTATGTGGTCACAGTGGTGGGGAATCTGGGCATGATCACACTGGTTGGTCTCAGTTCTCACCTACATACACCTATGTACTATTTCCTCAGCAACTTGTCCCTTATTGATCTCTGTCAGTCCACTGTCATTACCCCCAAAATGCTGATGAACTTTGTGACAGAGAAAAACATCATCTCCTATCCTGAATGCATGACTCAgctatatttctttcttctttttattatttcagagtGCTATATGTTGGCTGAAATGGCATACGACCGCTATGTTGCCATCTGTAACCCCTTGCTTTATAATGCCATCATGTCTTATTATTGGTGCTTCCAACTCACAGCAGCAGGTTATATCTTGTGCATCATTCAATCGACATTCCATACTTGCCTTATGTTGAGACTCTATTTCTGCAAGGCCAATGTGATTAACCATTATTTCTGCGATGTTTTTCCACTCATGGAGCTATCCTGTTCTAGCATCTATTTCAATGAGTTATTGGCTCTAATCTGTAGTTCTTTCAACGTCCTGATTCCTGCCTTGACTATTCTTATTTCCTATATCTTCATCCTCTATAAAATCTTCCACATCCACtccactgagggcaggtccaaaGCCTTCAGCACTTGCAGTTCCCACATCTTGGCTGTTGCTGTTTTCTATGGATCTGCAGCATTCATGTACCTGCAGCCATCATCTGTGAGCCCCATGGACCAAGGGAAAGTGTCCTCTGTGTTTTATACCTGCATTGTGCCCATGCTGAATCCTTTGATCTACAGTTTGCGGAATAAGGATGTCAAATTGGCCCTGAAGAATATTCTGAACCTTGGAAAATATAGATGA
- the LOC123465767 gene encoding putative olfactory receptor 8G3 pseudogene isoform X2, producing the protein MDPGNHSSVTEFILTGLTEQPRLQLPLFLLFLGIYVVTVVGNLGMITLVGLSSHLHTPMYYFLSNLSLIDLCQSTVITPKMLMNFVTEKNIISYPECMTQLYFFLLFIISECYMLAEMAYDRYVAICNPLLYNAIMSYYWCFQLTAAGYILCIIQSTFHTCLMLRLYFCKANVINHYFCDVFPLMELSCSSIYFNELLALICSSFNVLIPALTILISYIFILYKIFHIHSTEGRSKAFSTCSSHILAVAVFYGSAAFMYLQPSSVSPMDQGKVSSVFYTCIVPMLNPLIYSLRNKDVKLALKNILNLGKYR; encoded by the coding sequence ATGGACCCAGGAAATCACTCCTCAGTGACTGAGTTCATCCTCACTGGGCTCACAGAGCAGCCACGACTCCAgctgccccttttcctcctcttcctaggAATCTATGTGGTCACAGTGGTGGGGAATCTGGGCATGATCACACTGGTTGGTCTCAGTTCTCACCTACATACACCTATGTACTATTTCCTCAGCAACTTGTCCCTTATTGATCTCTGTCAGTCCACTGTCATTACCCCCAAAATGCTGATGAACTTTGTGACAGAGAAAAACATCATCTCCTATCCTGAATGCATGACTCAgctatatttctttcttctttttattatttcagagtGCTATATGTTGGCTGAAATGGCATACGACCGCTATGTTGCCATCTGTAACCCCTTGCTTTATAATGCCATCATGTCTTATTATTGGTGCTTCCAACTCACAGCAGCAGGTTATATCTTGTGCATCATTCAATCGACATTCCATACTTGCCTTATGTTGAGACTCTATTTCTGCAAGGCCAATGTGATTAACCATTATTTCTGCGATGTTTTTCCACTCATGGAGCTATCCTGTTCTAGCATCTATTTCAATGAGTTATTGGCTCTAATCTGTAGTTCTTTCAACGTCCTGATTCCTGCCTTGACTATTCTTATTTCCTATATCTTCATCCTCTATAAAATCTTCCACATCCACtccactgagggcaggtccaaaGCCTTCAGCACTTGCAGTTCCCACATCTTGGCTGTTGCTGTTTTCTATGGATCTGCAGCATTCATGTACCTGCAGCCATCATCTGTGAGCCCCATGGACCAAGGGAAAGTGTCCTCTGTGTTTTATACCTGCATTGTGCCCATGCTGAATCCTTTGATCTACAGTTTGCGGAATAAGGATGTCAAATTGGCCCTGAAGAATATTCTGAACCTTGGAAAATATAGATGA